Below is a window of Candidatus Saganbacteria bacterium DNA.
GATAATGGTTTCGTAGATGGGCTTACTTAATCGCTTGATCAAAGCAGCCGACGCCCTTGACCAGAGATCTTTCAAAGCCGTTTCAGTAGTCATAATTTATTACAAATTATCCACAGACAGCATCTCATTAATAATCATTTAATGCTACCTCTTTGATATAAAACATCATCAAATTTACCCTTTAATATGAACAAAAACCAAAGTTATCAACAACCATATCCACAGGCAGCAAAAAGTTGTGGAAAACCAGAAAACGACTAGCATTAATATTTACTGAAACAATCATATTCTTTCAAAGATATTATAACACACAAAACCGCCGTTTGCTTGACATAAAACAGATGAATATGTATAATAAAAACACAGGGGAATATGGTAAAAAGAACTTTTAAACCGAGCAACATCCACAGAAAAAGAGTGCACGGATTCATGTCAAAAAACTCCAGCATGGCCGGAAGAAAGGTCTTGTCAAGAAGGCGCAAAAAGGGAAGAAGCCGGCTTGCCCCTTGAAAAATGATCGTTCACGCTCAAAAGCATCCCCGGGCATGAATACAAAAGACAGAAAGTTCTTCGGAGACATTGCGACCGTTAAACTGCTGAACC
It encodes the following:
- the rpmH gene encoding 50S ribosomal protein L34 → MVKRTFKPSNIHRKRVHGFMSKNSSMAGRKVLSRRRKKGRSRLAP